In Candidatus Manganitrophus noduliformans, the genomic stretch AGCCGTCCGGAAATATGGTCGTTGACATCGGCGGCGGGACGACCGACATCGCCGTCATCTCTTTGGCCGGCATCGTTTACTCGGAATCGGTGAAGGTGGCGGGGGACAAGATGGACGACGCCATCGTCAACTACATCAAGCGAAAGTATAATCTTCTCATCGGAGATCACATGGCCGAGCAGATCAAATTTGAGATCGGCTCCGCCTATCCGCTGGAAGAGAAGAAGACCTATATGATCAAAGGGCGGGATTTGATCTCCGGAATTCCGAAGACGCTGGTGATCGACGACGGGGAGATCCGGGAGGCACTTGCCGAGCCGATCTCCGCCATCGTCAATGCGATCAAGGTCGCCTTGGAGAACACCCCCCCGGAGTTGGCGGGGGATATTATCGATCGCGGGATCGTTTTGACCGGGGGAGGATCGCTTTTGCGGGGGATGGATATCCGCCTTCGCGAAGAAACAAACCTCCCGATCATCACCGTCGACAATCCGCTCAATACCGTGGCGCTCGGAACGGGAAAGGCGCTCGATCAGCTGAGTCTCCTCCGACGGATTTCAATCGCCTCGCAATAATTTAGAAGCGGGGCGTTTTTATCCAGAAAAGCGCGTTTTTTAGGAGGTTTTCAATCGCACAGCTAGGTCAGCGGATGCTTCGCCGCCGAAATATCTATAAACGTTTCCTCATTCTCTCTTTTATCCTCGGTCTGACGATCGTCTTTATCTCCCCCGAGCTTCAAAAAAGGCCGTTGCGATGGGTGGAAGTCCCGATCGGAGGGGCGGTCTACTACGTCCAGCAGGGAACCCATGCCGTGCTCGAGGGGATCAGCGGGGTCTGGTACGGCTATATCAACCTGATTCACGTCCAGCGGGAGAACCAACAGCTTCGCGAGGAGATCGGACGGCTCCGGGGGGAGAACAATCTATTAGAAGAGGAGGGAGCCCTCGCCGAGCGGCTTCAGGCAATCCTCGATTACAAACAAAGCGCTCCCTTCAACCTGATCGTAGCCTCTGTCATCGGTCGTGAGCCGAGCCATTGGTATCAGACTGTCATCGTCAACAAGGGGGAGGCGGAGGGAGTCAAGGTCGATATGGGGGTCATCACCCCGGAAGGGGTCGTCGGGAAGGTGATCAAGACCGGACCGCGCCATGCGCAGGTCCTCCTCATGACTGACCGGAACAGCGCCGTCGCAGCGATCGTGCAGCGGACCCGGGATGAAGGAATCGTTCAGGGAATCGAGGAGGGGGCCGTTCGACTGAAGTACCTTCCCCATTTCTCGGAGGTGGTGGTCGGAGATGTTCTCGTCACCTCGGGGCTCGAAGGAAGTTTCGCGAAGGGGCTCAAGATCGGGGAGATTGAGAAAGTGGAAAAGCGGGAGCATGAGCTCTTTCTTCAGGTGAAGGTGACTCCTCAAATTAATTTCTCGAACCTTGAAGAAGTTCTGATCATCACTTCAACCGACGAGAGAGATGGATGAAGTGGTTTTTCCGAATCACGATCTTTCTTCTCCTGATTCCGGTTCAGACCCTTCTTTTGGAGAAGATTCAGATCGCGGGGGTCAAGCCCGATCTCGCTTTGATCTTGGTTTATTGTTTTAGTTGGGCCAGAGGAGAAATTCATGGTCTGCTTTGGGGAGTCGCCCTGGGAGGGCTGGTCGATCTTTTTTCCATCGGCCTCCTCGGCGTGAATTTTATCCTGAAAACAACGACCGGTCTTGCGATTGGAATATTGGGAAGATCTTTTTTGAATCTCTCCCTGCTTTGGAATGTGCTGATCTTCTTTTTTATTTCGCTTTTGCACGACTTCCTCGGAACCCTTTTGGTGGAAGGAATGAGAGAGGGGGGCCTCTTCCTGCTGGCTCAACCCGATATGGTTGGAAGAGCCCTCTATAATTCCCTTTTTGCAGTCGGGCTTCTATTCCTCTTCTCGAAGAGAAGCGGTGAGAAAGGATCATTCGATCATGCGGGAGTCCTATTTTCCGCAGGAGGAAACACGAGATCTACAGAGTAGGATCTATTGGCTATTCGGCCTGATCGTCCTGGCGCTCTGCGGCCTTCTGCTTCGAGCGTGGTATTTGCAGGTTGTCAAGGGGAAGTTCTACTACGAGCTCTCTGAAAACAATCGGATTCGGGTGGTAGAGACCCCCCCTCCCCGCGGCCTGATCTACGACCGGAACGGCGCCCTCCTGGTGAATAATGTCCCCAGCTTCAACCTCTACGTCGTTCTCGGCGACATGCCGGATCAGACGGCGGCTCTCTCGCGTCTGGCCGACCTCATTGCGATGCCTCAGGAAGAAATCGTGCGAAGGGTCACTTTTAAAAAGGAGGACCCTTTCTTTCCGATTAAAATTAAAGACGACCTGACTATGAAAGAGGTGGCCATGATCGAGGGCCATGGACTTGATCTGCCCGGCGTGAAGATTGAAGCCGAATTCAAGCGAAATGCCATCCATGGAAACCTGGCCGCCCACCTCCTCGGCTACGTCGGCGAAATCACGCAGGCGCAGCTTGAATCGGGAAGTTATCAGGACCTTAAACGGGGGGGGATCATCGGCCAGTACGGCATCGAACAGACTTTTGACGCGGTCATCCGCGGAATCCCCGGCCAGAAACGGATCGAGGTCGACGCCCTCGGCCATGAGATTCGCGTTCTGGAGGTGAATGAGCCGCAGCGGGGGAACGATGTTTTTCTGACGTTGGATCTCAATGTCCAAAAGGTGGCGGAAGAGGCGTTGGGCGGTCGAAACGGAGCGATCGTGGCGATGGATCCGAAGAACGGCGAGGTCCTCGCCATGGTCAGCCATCCGGCGTTTAATCCCAATCTCCTCTCTCAGGGGGCTTCGTCCGAGGCATGGGAAGCCATTCTGAAGGATGAGGGGCGTCCTTTGACGAACCGGGTGATTCAAGGACAATATCCGCCCGGATCGACCTTTAAGATCGTGATGGGCGCCGCTCTCCTTGAAACGAAAGAGGCCTCTCCCGCGAGCCGGGTTGAATGCCGCGGATTTCTCCATTTTGGGAATCGAAACTTCAGAGATTGGAAAAGGGGAGGGCACGGGACGGTCGATCTTCACAAAGCGATGGTCGAATCGTGCGACGTCTATTTCTATGAAATGGGAAATCGCCTCGGCGTCGATAACATTGCCAAGTTCTCTCATCTCTTCGGTCTGGGGCGCCCCACCGGGATTGAGCTTGCCTCAGAAAAGGGGGGATTGATTCCAAGCACCGAGTGGAAACGGCAGGCCCGCAAGGAGCCGTGGTATCCGGGAGAGACCCTCTCCGTTTCAATCGGACAGGGCTATGTGTCGACGACGCCGCTCCAACTCGCGATGATGACCAATGTGGTGGCGAACAAGGGGGTTTCTCATCCCCCCCAGCTTCTTAAGAAAATACGAAATCAAGAGACCGGATCGATTGAGGAGATCCCGACCGCGGAAGGAAAACGAATCCCCATCTCGCCGGAGACGTTCCGGGTCCTGCATGCCTCTTTGGCCGGCGTCGTCTCCGACCCGCAAGGGACGGCCAACGGGTCGAAGTCTCAGTTTGTATCGATCGGCGGGAAGACCGGAACGGCGCAGGTGATCGGAATGAAGGGGGGGGCGCACGGAAAACTACCCGATAAGTTCAACGATCACGCCTGGTTCGTTGCGTTCGCGCCGGTGGAGAATCCGAAGATTTCCGTCGTTGTATTGGTCGAGAATGGCGGCCACGGCGGTTCGACAGCGGCGCCGATCTCCAAAAAGTTGATCGAGGCCTATCTCGGTATTGCCCCTCCGTTGGAGCCGATCACCGTTAAAAGCCCGGCGCCCCCTCCGAGTGCCGTTCCAAGCGAGGGTTAAGTGAGCCGATCGGTAAGGGTTGTAAAATGATTGATCGAAGAAGCATTGCCGGCTACGACTGGCTTCTCTTTGTCGTTGTGATTCTTATTTTGGGGATCGGCGTCGTCTCGATATACAGCGTCACGTCCGCCTCCGAGGCTCGCTCGCCGCTCTACATGAAGCAGATTTACTGGATCATTCTCGGGTGGGTCGTCTTCCTGGTGATGGCCTGGATCGACTACCATGAAATCGCCCGATTCGCTTACCCGATTTATGCGGTGACCTTGCTCCTTTTGGTCTTGGTTCTCTTTATCGGCCGGACCGCGCTGGGAGCGCAGCGGTGGCTCTCGTTCGGTTTTTTTAACATGCAGCCATCGGAGCTGGCGAAAATCAGCCTCTTACTGGTCTCGGCGAAATATTTCTCGGACTACTTTCCAAAAAAAGGGCTGAACCTCCGCCAGCTGCTGGTTCCGGGGGGATTGGTCCTTTTGCCGGTGCTCCTCATCCTGAAACAGCCCGATCTTGGGACCTCCCTGGCGATTTCGTCGGTTTTCTTCAGCATGGTCTTAGTGATCGGGTTGCGCTCCAAGTTCCTGATCTATTTCTC encodes the following:
- the mreC gene encoding rod shape-determining protein MreC, giving the protein MLRRRNIYKRFLILSFILGLTIVFISPELQKRPLRWVEVPIGGAVYYVQQGTHAVLEGISGVWYGYINLIHVQRENQQLREEIGRLRGENNLLEEEGALAERLQAILDYKQSAPFNLIVASVIGREPSHWYQTVIVNKGEAEGVKVDMGVITPEGVVGKVIKTGPRHAQVLLMTDRNSAVAAIVQRTRDEGIVQGIEEGAVRLKYLPHFSEVVVGDVLVTSGLEGSFAKGLKIGEIEKVEKREHELFLQVKVTPQINFSNLEEVLIITSTDERDG
- the mrdA gene encoding penicillin-binding protein 2, producing the protein MRKDHSIMRESYFPQEETRDLQSRIYWLFGLIVLALCGLLLRAWYLQVVKGKFYYELSENNRIRVVETPPPRGLIYDRNGALLVNNVPSFNLYVVLGDMPDQTAALSRLADLIAMPQEEIVRRVTFKKEDPFFPIKIKDDLTMKEVAMIEGHGLDLPGVKIEAEFKRNAIHGNLAAHLLGYVGEITQAQLESGSYQDLKRGGIIGQYGIEQTFDAVIRGIPGQKRIEVDALGHEIRVLEVNEPQRGNDVFLTLDLNVQKVAEEALGGRNGAIVAMDPKNGEVLAMVSHPAFNPNLLSQGASSEAWEAILKDEGRPLTNRVIQGQYPPGSTFKIVMGAALLETKEASPASRVECRGFLHFGNRNFRDWKRGGHGTVDLHKAMVESCDVYFYEMGNRLGVDNIAKFSHLFGLGRPTGIELASEKGGLIPSTEWKRQARKEPWYPGETLSVSIGQGYVSTTPLQLAMMTNVVANKGVSHPPQLLKKIRNQETGSIEEIPTAEGKRIPISPETFRVLHASLAGVVSDPQGTANGSKSQFVSIGGKTGTAQVIGMKGGAHGKLPDKFNDHAWFVAFAPVENPKISVVVLVENGGHGGSTAAPISKKLIEAYLGIAPPLEPITVKSPAPPPSAVPSEG
- a CDS encoding rod shape-determining protein; this translates as MMGLTSSILGWFSNDLAIDLGTANTLVYVRGKGIVINEPSVVAIERKSGKVVAIGAEAKKMLGRTPGNIVAIRPMKDGVIADFEIAEKMLNHFIKKAHNRNTFVRPRVIIGVPSRVTQVEQRAVRDSAELAGAREVYLIEQPIAAAIGAGLPIAEPSGNMVVDIGGGTTDIAVISLAGIVYSESVKVAGDKMDDAIVNYIKRKYNLLIGDHMAEQIKFEIGSAYPLEEKKTYMIKGRDLISGIPKTLVIDDGEIREALAEPISAIVNAIKVALENTPPELAGDIIDRGIVLTGGGSLLRGMDIRLREETNLPIITVDNPLNTVALGTGKALDQLSLLRRISIASQ
- the mreD gene encoding rod shape-determining protein MreD, with the translated sequence MKWFFRITIFLLLIPVQTLLLEKIQIAGVKPDLALILVYCFSWARGEIHGLLWGVALGGLVDLFSIGLLGVNFILKTTTGLAIGILGRSFLNLSLLWNVLIFFFISLLHDFLGTLLVEGMREGGLFLLAQPDMVGRALYNSLFAVGLLFLFSKRSGEKGSFDHAGVLFSAGGNTRSTE
- the rodA gene encoding rod shape-determining protein RodA is translated as MIDRRSIAGYDWLLFVVVILILGIGVVSIYSVTSASEARSPLYMKQIYWIILGWVVFLVMAWIDYHEIARFAYPIYAVTLLLLVLVLFIGRTALGAQRWLSFGFFNMQPSELAKISLLLVSAKYFSDYFPKKGLNLRQLLVPGGLVLLPVLLILKQPDLGTSLAISSVFFSMVLVIGLRSKFLIYFSLMSLMMFPFLWQFFWNRLRGYQRERLLTFVDPTNDPTGTGYHIIQSKIAIGSGGLFGKGLFGGTQSQLKFLPESHTDFIFSVFSEEWGFVGIFVFFMLFFFLLLWGVEIAYKAKDVLGSLLAVGIIGLISFYFLVNVGMTLGVMPVVGVPLPLVSYGGTSMVTTMGLLGLLFNVKLRRFMLFY